The Rhododendron vialii isolate Sample 1 chromosome 3a, ASM3025357v1 nucleotide sequence AGGTTACGGTTAATAGTTACATAATTAGGGAACTTtgaagaaatcaaacaaaaactaTATGATTTATTTATTCATCTTTAAATCATTTCAAGAGATTATTATACTTGGCATTTGATTCGGCCACCTTTCAGATTGGCCAAAATTTGAGAATGGTCAGATGATTTATTATACTTGGCATTTGATTCGGCCGCATTTCTCAGATTGGCCAAAATTTTAGAATGGTCTGAtgaattattattatatatacttGGCATTTGATTCGGCCACCTTTCAAATTTTACAATACTTTTATAGTTTTATATTTCTCTCCTGACGAGATCACAAATGCAATCTAGAGTTGACAAGCTTGTTaagaattttttaattttttgtttgaagaaGCATTTCTTGCGTTAAAGCAAGATTCTGAATTCTAATACATATCAAAACATTGTAGCACGGTGAAAGGATTATAGTTAAACTCCTTTGCCCTTTCACCTTAAGCTTAATTttaaaagggtaaatttcactgccCCCTCCTGAGATCTGCCGTAATAACAGATAACCCCCTCACTTATGAGAAATAGATAGGTATTAACAACTTGATCAACTCCATGGCATGTGATCTCGTCAAGCGAAAAATTGAAGTGTTTCCAAATTTTGAAGATGGCATAATCAAATGCCAAATTGATTTAATCATGTGTTGATATAGTGGCCAAATTTGACTTTAAAAAGTTGGTTACCATCCGATACACCATTGGATTCGctcaaaaaaaaagtcatcGAGTTCTCCATCTCCATCTAAATATGTTTCGAGCCTAATTATCTAAATAGTTTGAATGAATATTAAAGAAATAGTTTTATCCACCATTGATTCTCCGCCGCCTATTGATATTGAACATCCATATATGTATGAGATTATATTGGAAGTCAAAAGCAAGGTGATCGAACTTGCATGGTGTTGCAAAACTTGAACATTAATGTTCCGAAGCCGAGCCTGGGCTTTTGCTTCTTAAACCTGCTAGTGTTGGGTTTGATTCTGATAATTACGTACTCCTTTTTAGCTAGCTAAGACCTCGACTAACACTTGTTTAATTAAAATCTGCTTTTGTAATGCGGTTTGGCCCTCATTATTTACAGTCCAGCCGTGTTGGGCTACTGgactttgtttgtttttactGAAAGATTTGAAAAGAGTATTATTCTGGGTCTTCATTTGTCTAGCTGAAATTGGATCGCCCAACAATTGTTTTTTTCGACCCGTTAAGCACTGATGATTATTATGTCTTCTGAGTTCTGACTAGAAAAGCCTGGGCAAGGGATGATCAACTCTAGAAATATATGAAAATATCGATCGAAACTTGAACCCTTGTATAGGTGTGCAATTTCAGAAAGCACAacaaattgaaataatagtCCGTATTGGCATAAGATCTATTCCCATGTTCGCTCCGGACTCTGGTTTGATTCCAATCGCCCAAAACAGACCCAAACAGgcaaataaaaaatggagtaaCGGCCCAAATTGGGGCAAGGCGAGGTAAGGTGCATCCGCAGATTGATTTTTATGTCTGTCGTCGTTATCTTTCGGATCTACGTAATGGTTTCACTCCAATTGTTACGTTCATTAAGGTGTCCACATAGTCCAATTGCGCTCATATCAAATGGCTCGAAATTAAGGAACACATTTTGTCCAATACTCAAATTAACCAGAAACAGACTCACAATTTCCTTATCAGGTATGTATGACATTTGAGTGGAAATCATTTGAAGCACAATAGTTGCTTCCTATGTATGTTAGGAATTTCTGGCTTAATGTTTTGGGTAAAGTCGCCATAGTCTTCTGTTGGGGCTAAAGATATATTCCTTAGATCTCGTAATAAAACAGGGGTGAGATTTTACCTGAGTTTCCGACAATAGTTTGCTGGATTTTCTGTAGATCCTTATGTGGTGCAAAGGAAAATATTCTCTAGTGATTATGCGGAATAGCCTATCTGCATATTTATTTGTGTTACCGAACAAAAGATTCATCAAAATTAAGTTCTGACCTCTAAAATAGAGAGTTATGGAGATGGATTAAGAAATCTCTGAGATCAACTAGATGCTCATGGTCCTCTGTATTGCTGTATCATAACAGTATGAATGGGTGGTTTGGGTCCTCTCTCAACATTATCTCTAAAGTTCGTCCAAACTTTTTATATACTACATAAGGATCGATACTTCAATTAATCAGGACATTTAACGGTTTCAAACACAACCTCGTTAAAATTCAAACAATTTTAAATGCAACAACCCCGGCTTATAAGAAAGTTTCAAACACAACCTCGTTAAAATTCAAACAATTTTAAATGCAACAACCCCGGCTTATAAGAAAGTTGCCTAAGAGAGAGATAATCTAGAGACAGCAGTGCGACGTCCAATGCTTTGTTTCACTGCTTTGTCCGTTTCGACAATCAAtagtccggattttaaaaaactcttttttcttggaatagttttttaaaatctggactatCCAAAAAACTTTTAAATGGGGAAATTGAAAGCGGTGGGGAATCAGTAATAGTTGAACGGCAGGCACAGACTTTCTTATGCGGAGACATGGCTAGGTAGCAATATAATTACGTTGATCACAAAAAAGACGGCAATCTATATTACAATACACAATTTGTTAGTTTATTCTTACCACAAGATATCCATACAACAGTATTTGATCTAATCATacatgttattgttcaaatacAAAAACAGGAAGAATTATAATGACATACTACAGTACGGTACTTACAAATGCCACTCAACCTTCTATTCCGAAACgggagaaacttattcacggctcagTTGTGAACAGCTTTTTTATAGCAGCAATCAATCGCGACTGTCCAAAAGTATTCAATCTGGGCGGCCCGgattttaatgatttttttcagaaaaatttcattgatatacaaaccgtccaaaatactttagGATGACCGCGATTAGCGCTGTAAATAACTAATCACGGCACAACCGTgcaaaaagattttctcttccaAGACATATATGCAACACGTACGAAGAAAATTCAGCGGCAGTTAATTACTTGCAATCACCAACCAATCCCGGCATTGGAATCCTAAGCCCTCCTCTCAATCCTGACCGGAAAACCGCCATCCATATGGGCCGTCATGGCCATTACGTAAACCGGTCCCTTACCTTCCTCAAAAGCCGGCACCACCCGGAACCGCCGCAAGACGCCCGCGACCACCCTCTTCATCTGCAGAAACGCCATCACCTTCCCCAAACAAACCCTCGGCCCTGCCTGGAACACCGGGTACGCGTACGGGTCCCTTCCCACGAAGCTCCACTTCCCTTCCCCCCCTCCCCGTGCCGCATCATGATCTCTCTCCAGCCACCTCTCCGGTTTAAACTCTGACCAGTCCTCCCCCCAAATCTTCTCCGACCTTCCCATCGCGTACGGATGGTAGACTACCGACGTGCCTTTCTTGACGAAAGTCCCGTCCGGCAACATGTCGTCGACAGTGGATTCTTTTCCGTCGATCGGCACCGGCGGGTACAGCCTCATGCTTTCGCTCAGAGATGCATGGGTGTAAACCATGTCCTTGACTTCCTCGAAAATCGGGGCTTCGGATTTCTCATGAATCTCCCTCAAGATTTCTTTTTCGACGTTAGGGTGATTGGACactacccaaaaaaaccaaatcaatGCGGCTGAGGTCGTGTCGCGACCGGCTAATATGAAGCTGACGACAATGTCCGTAACAAACTCCTCGTCGGAATGGCCTGAGCTCAAAAATCGTGACAAAAGATCGAACGAGTCGATTTCTGATTTTTCGTTTAGCAATTGCTTCTTCTCTTTGATTATTTCCTTGGCGAATTTCCTGACTTCATCCACGGCCTTTCGAAGATTCTGTTTAATATTAGAAGTAACAAAATATGTTAGAAACTTGGGTATTCAGCACAGTTGTGAAATGGGCAGCTGATATGATTGAGAAACTGGGATCAAAAAATGGAATAGAGTTTATGGGCAGAGTGGCTATTATCGCTTGGAACATTTGGAAAGGTAGGAACGACCACGTGTTCGGTCGCGCGATGGTTAACCCTCAGAAAACCATTGCATCCATTCTCCACGCAGAGAAGGAAAGAATAGATGCTCCAGTGAATACTACAGTCCATATGGACAACCCTTTAGTCCAGGAGGAAGTTTCCACCTGGCGGGCTCCGGACTTTGGAAAGTTTAAAGTCAACTGTGATTTTGCAACCTCAGTAACAAAAAATGCTAGCAAAGCTGCTGTGGTCCTCCGGAACTGGAGGGGAAAAGTGTTGGAAGGAGCAGCAAAAACAATGAATGCTTGTTCCAGCCTTGGAGGAGAATTGTATGCCATTAGATTTGCTTGTGAAATGTTACATAGGCTGGGAATGAAAGAGGTAGTTGTGGAATCTGATAATAAGTAAGCGATAAATCTTAGTGTCTCTGAGCTGGTACCACCGTGGAATGTAAGAGCCTTGGTGTTGGATATTCGGCAGTACGCCAAAGAAGGAGCTTTTATTCTCAAATGGGTTCGACGGTCTGCAAACAAGGTGGCGCATGAAGTAGCCTCTCTTGCTTTACGTAGTTCTCTACCATGTAATTAGATTTCGAATCCACCTTTATCTCTTGTATCAGCTTTAAACTCTGATTTTAATGAAAGCCAATAATGGCGTATtttgaggatcaaaaaaaaaaaaaagcaattagTAACCTCAATTAGGATTTACTGGCAATCGGGTATTcagtcattttatttctttcaggTCGGCCTTAGGACATAAGCCCATCAGGCGGCCGTCTAGCGCCCTAAGGGCccgtttctactaacaaaaaacaataaaaacttaacgcattttacaatctcgtttccactaacaaaaaagttgtcaacaaaaactgtttttgctacagtaattctactcacaaacctattaacaacttattcactattgGAAcaaacttgacatttctcaataacttattcactaccggaaacacctaacaactcttcaaccataaataaaaatctacaaatttttcactaccgaaaacacccctAATTCTTGCCCAACAGTAGGCCCTCTAATTTGGTGTGTAATGTGTACAAAATATTAGCCTATTTTGGTTGCAAGGGAGTCTGGCTAAGCCGCAAATATCTTCTAACTGTAGTCCCTAGTTCAAGGTTCAAGAACTACCCAATGAATTTTCTTGGACATTAAAAATTCTTTATGCCTTTTCGGTTTTGTGAAATTCTCATGTTTTTTGTAAGATATTTTCGACTTTGCCAATTGGTCTTGAGTAGGTCACTCCAAATAGTTAGAACATGAATCATGTTCAAAGAAAAATCTCATTTGACTTTGATGGGTTATTTTAAATTGATTATGATGACCAATTATTGAGgacaaactgaaaagaaaagaaaaaagaaaaaattcacaaaaataaacGAATTTTATCGAAAATGAGGCCTAAATGGTCAAATAAAATATACTTCGGTGTTGCATCTTTAATTGATAGCTCACTAATAAGTTCCTTCTTCAAATCACGTTATTGTAGTTTTCCTACTTGCGTAGTTAAAATATATTCTAAACGTCCCCTCTAAATTCAGAATATGATTTTTATGAGATCTCAATTActcaataaaatcaaaaaaaaatggacataCCTTTAGTACCAAGTTTTAAATCAGTTTAATGTGAAGCAACAAATATGTATtcaaccttcttcttcttttttaaattgtattttaTCAACTCGTTAAGACAaaccgaaaagaaaaaaatcacaaaaataaaccaattttatCCGAAGTGGGGCCTAAATGGTAAAATAAATATGCTCTTGTGTTGCA carries:
- the LOC131320624 gene encoding cytochrome P450 94A1-like; its protein translation is MLDLDLFSITLLSCLLPLLIFLIIKWRSLFPSKSPENPKLPRSYPIVGSFFSIYANINRGVQWTSEIVTSTPTSTFLLNGPLGARTIYTANPSNVQHILKSHFHIYQKGSLARTVLSDFLGNGIFNINGESWKFQRQVASHEFNAKSLRKFMEHVVDAELNDRLIPILSAATADNTVLDLQDILRRFGFDNVCAISFGYDPASLVPSLPMVKFVESFEEAIRITSRRFDYVHPLLWRAKRCLNLGSEKNLRKAVDEVRKFAKEIIKEKKQLLNEKSEIDSFDLLSRFLSSGHSDEEFVTDIVVSFILAGRDTTSAALIWFFWVVSNHPNVEKEILREIHEKSEAPIFEEVKDMVYTHASLSESMRLYPPVPIDGKESTVDDMLPDGTFVKKGTSVVYHPYAMGRSEKIWGEDWSEFKPERWLERDHDAARGGGEGKWSFVGRDPYAYPVFQAGPRVCLGKVMAFLQMKRVVAGVLRRFRVVPAFEEGKGPVYVMAMTAHMDGGFPVRIERRA